The Flavobacteriales bacterium genome window below encodes:
- a CDS encoding T9SS type A sorting domain-containing protein — MKKVLLIAIAAILYYGSYGQILSASTSADFQSWSIADLNNDGFNFQEVNWGNANPPTALSPLGEAIFSESYDSGNGVGITPDNLFISPVLNLSSVTSSDISWKVAATDPNYPAEKYSVYLSTSPTNLANATLIFSETMATGGQVFTRSVSSAAYAGQNNIYLIFRHHDCFDQFKLTIDDILLESGSGGCNFSATISKTDVSAQGANDGSATVSTFGGTAPYSYSWTPSGGNGSTASNLSPGTYTCTVTDADNCTATATVTINDGPSCQLVASAAVTNVSNTGMNNGSINITVNNGTPPYSYDWHPNISASSSASNLSPGSYVIEITDADGCSVTLTEYVEDFVCTLSASTTSSDVTTVGGNDGTASVTAVGGTAPYSYFWSPGGSTSIFQNALSKGTYTVQVTDANNCSVSVTIIINDPGCNLSVSTTSTNESYYGANDGSAQVTASGGTTPYSYIWSPSGGNSAMATGLAPDVYTAIVVDDAGCSATSIVTIEAGNFVSVDEVKENDLDLNVYPNPTSNQLNIQANQLIKSVAIVNLSGQVLYSKNAMSESFSIDVNHLSSGIYFYQLETKDGEMITNRFVKK, encoded by the coding sequence ATGAAAAAAGTATTACTTATTGCGATAGCGGCCATTCTGTATTATGGTAGTTACGGACAAATTCTGTCAGCGAGTACTTCAGCTGATTTTCAATCCTGGTCAATTGCAGACTTGAATAACGATGGGTTTAATTTCCAAGAAGTGAATTGGGGAAATGCTAACCCTCCTACTGCCTTATCTCCATTGGGAGAGGCTATTTTTTCAGAGTCTTATGATAGTGGTAATGGTGTAGGAATAACACCAGATAATTTATTTATTTCTCCTGTACTAAACCTTTCATCAGTAACTTCTTCGGATATCTCTTGGAAAGTTGCTGCAACAGATCCCAATTACCCAGCTGAGAAATATTCAGTGTATTTATCTACAAGTCCTACTAACTTAGCTAATGCTACATTGATCTTTTCAGAAACAATGGCTACTGGAGGCCAGGTTTTTACACGTAGTGTCTCGAGTGCAGCTTATGCAGGTCAAAATAATATTTATTTAATTTTTAGACATCATGATTGTTTTGATCAGTTTAAACTAACGATCGACGATATTTTACTAGAGTCAGGTTCTGGAGGGTGTAATTTCTCAGCGACAATCTCAAAAACAGATGTGTCTGCTCAAGGAGCTAACGATGGTAGTGCAACGGTATCAACATTTGGTGGTACAGCTCCCTATTCATATTCTTGGACACCTTCAGGAGGGAACGGAAGTACAGCTTCAAACCTTTCTCCAGGAACGTATACTTGTACTGTAACAGATGCAGATAACTGTACTGCTACAGCTACAGTTACAATAAACGATGGGCCTAGTTGTCAACTTGTGGCTTCAGCTGCTGTAACGAATGTTTCTAATACTGGAATGAACAATGGTTCAATCAATATTACAGTGAATAATGGAACACCTCCTTATTCATATGACTGGCATCCTAATATTTCAGCGAGTTCTTCTGCTTCAAACCTTTCTCCTGGATCATATGTTATCGAAATAACTGATGCAGATGGATGCTCTGTAACGCTTACTGAGTATGTAGAAGATTTTGTTTGTACTTTAAGCGCAAGTACTACGAGTTCTGATGTAACAACAGTTGGTGGTAACGATGGAACAGCTTCTGTAACAGCTGTAGGAGGAACAGCTCCATATTCATATTTTTGGTCTCCAGGAGGTTCTACCAGTATTTTCCAAAATGCATTATCCAAAGGAACTTATACGGTACAAGTTACTGATGCGAATAACTGTTCTGTATCTGTAACGATTATTATTAATGACCCAGGATGTAATTTATCAGTAAGTACTACAAGTACCAACGAAAGTTACTACGGGGCAAACGATGGGTCAGCTCAAGTTACTGCGTCTGGAGGAACAACACCTTATTCTTATATTTGGTCGCCTTCAGGTGGAAACTCAGCGATGGCAACTGGATTAGCTCCAGATGTCTACACAGCAATTGTAGTAGATGATGCAGGTTGCTCTGCAACATCAATAGTTACCATCGAGGCTGGAAATTTTGTCTCAGTTGATGAGGTTAAAGAAAATGATCTTGATTTAAATGTTTACCCTAACCCAACGAGTAATCAATTAAATATTCAAGCGAATCAATTGATTAAATCAGTAGCTATAGTTAACTTAAGTGGACAAGTGCTTTATAGCAAAAATGCTATGTCTGAAAGCTTTTCTATTGATGTAAATCATTTATCTAGTGGAATCTATTTTTATCAACTTGAAACTAAGGATGGTGAAATGATTACCAACAGATTTGTAAAAAAGTAA